Proteins encoded by one window of Vicinamibacterales bacterium:
- a CDS encoding FAD-dependent oxidoreductase, whose protein sequence is MIPARVLDVLHTTPRTRQLRIALERPLTFRAGQAVFAGLAGTDTRAAYSIASPPSLGRQARLDLLVTADGVFGVTGLAPEDVQGRAVEIDGPIGQFGVPDAGVDAPLLLVAGGTGIAPLRSVILDRLEHDAPGPMTLVYSARTPDEFACGDELLALAEHGHLSVHLTVTREEAPAATVARTGRVNDALLRAALPAADAWCLVCGPAGFVQASAESLTAIGVAAERIVVER, encoded by the coding sequence GTGATTCCTGCCCGCGTCCTCGACGTCCTCCACACCACGCCGCGCACGCGGCAGCTGCGGATCGCGCTCGAACGGCCGCTGACGTTCCGCGCCGGTCAGGCGGTCTTCGCCGGCCTGGCCGGCACGGACACGCGGGCCGCCTACTCGATCGCCTCGCCCCCGTCGCTCGGCCGTCAGGCCCGGCTCGACCTGCTCGTCACGGCCGACGGCGTCTTCGGCGTCACCGGCCTGGCCCCTGAAGACGTCCAGGGCCGGGCGGTCGAGATCGACGGACCGATCGGGCAGTTCGGCGTGCCCGACGCGGGCGTCGACGCGCCGCTGCTGCTCGTGGCGGGCGGCACGGGCATCGCGCCGCTGCGCAGCGTGATCCTCGACCGGCTGGAACACGACGCGCCGGGACCGATGACCCTGGTCTACTCGGCGCGCACGCCCGACGAGTTCGCGTGCGGCGACGAGCTGCTCGCGCTGGCCGAGCACGGGCACCTGTCGGTGCACCTCACGGTCACCCGCGAGGAGGCGCCGGCGGCGACGGTGGCGCGCACCGGACGGGTGAACGACGCCCTCCTGCGGGCCGCCTTGCCCGCGGCCGATGCCTGGTGCCTGGTCTGCGGCCCGGCGGGATTCGTCCAAGCCTCCGCCGAGAGCCTGACGGCGATCGGCGTCGCGGCCGAGCGCATCGTCGTGGAACGCTAG
- the argH gene encoding argininosuccinate lyase gives MSGHLWSGRFDEAPDPAAFDFGVSFPFDRRLFEDDVTGSLAWADALGRAGVLDAAAIARIKDGLAEVLKRGRENPAWVAGDDEDVHSFVERQLVALVGDDGRRLHTGRSRNEQVSLDFRLYLRRRIPLLQARLRALVAALADQAGAAGEALMPAYTHMRRAMPVLVSHFLLSHAAALRRDHQRLDVAMDEADALPLGSGAVAGTGYPIDTAALAAALGFSRVVPNSMDTSSDRDFAVSFLHAASLAMVHLSRLAEDVIYFTAEEFGFFDLADSSATGSSMMPQKKNPDPMELVRGKAGRTLGHYVALLVAMKGLPTGYNKDLQEDKEGVFDAEHTLTVSLDACTAVVSKLTLKPARTGKAASGLLLATDAADYLVKKGLPFRNAHEVIGRMVRELLAAGRDFDDLSPAEWRAYSELFGDDVREAVSALASVRARRTPQSTHPDAVQAALAETRRWLAARG, from the coding sequence ATGAGCGGACATCTGTGGTCGGGGCGGTTCGACGAGGCGCCCGATCCCGCGGCATTCGATTTCGGCGTGTCGTTTCCTTTCGACCGCCGGCTGTTCGAGGACGACGTGACGGGCAGCCTGGCCTGGGCCGACGCCCTCGGCCGGGCGGGCGTCCTCGACGCGGCCGCCATCGCCCGGATCAAGGACGGGCTCGCCGAGGTGCTGAAGCGCGGGCGCGAGAACCCGGCGTGGGTGGCCGGCGACGACGAGGACGTGCACAGCTTCGTCGAGCGGCAGCTCGTCGCGCTCGTGGGCGACGACGGGCGCCGGCTGCACACGGGGCGTTCGCGCAACGAGCAGGTCTCGCTGGACTTCCGCCTGTACCTGCGCCGCCGCATCCCGCTCCTGCAGGCGCGGCTTCGCGCCCTGGTCGCGGCCCTCGCCGATCAGGCCGGGGCGGCCGGCGAGGCGCTGATGCCGGCCTACACGCACATGCGGCGCGCCATGCCCGTGCTGGTCTCGCACTTCCTGTTGAGCCACGCGGCGGCGCTCCGCCGCGATCACCAGCGGCTGGACGTGGCGATGGACGAGGCGGACGCGCTGCCGCTGGGGTCTGGCGCGGTCGCCGGCACGGGCTATCCGATCGACACCGCGGCGCTCGCCGCGGCGCTCGGCTTCTCGCGCGTCGTTCCCAACAGCATGGACACCTCGTCGGACCGCGACTTCGCCGTGAGCTTCCTGCACGCCGCATCGCTCGCGATGGTGCACCTGAGCCGGCTGGCCGAGGACGTCATCTACTTCACGGCCGAGGAGTTCGGCTTCTTCGACCTGGCCGACAGCTCCGCGACCGGCAGCAGCATGATGCCGCAGAAGAAGAATCCCGACCCGATGGAGCTCGTGCGCGGGAAGGCCGGGCGGACCCTCGGCCACTACGTGGCGCTGCTCGTCGCCATGAAGGGGCTGCCGACCGGCTACAACAAGGATCTCCAGGAAGACAAGGAAGGCGTCTTCGACGCCGAGCACACCCTCACCGTGTCGCTCGATGCCTGCACGGCCGTCGTGTCGAAGCTGACGCTGAAGCCCGCGCGCACGGGGAAGGCCGCCTCGGGCCTGCTGCTGGCCACCGACGCGGCGGACTACCTCGTGAAGAAGGGCCTGCCGTTCCGGAACGCCCACGAGGTGATCGGCCGGATGGTGCGCGAGCTCCTCGCCGCCGGGCGCGACTTCGACGATCTCTCGCCGGCGGAATGGCGCGCGTACTCGGAGCTCTTCGGCGACGACGTGCGCGAGGCCGTGAGCGCCCTCGCATCGGTGCGGGCGCGACGCACGCCGCAGTCCACCCACCCCGACGCCGTGCAGGCCGCCCTGGCCGAGACCCGGCGCTGGCTCGCGGCCCGAGGTTGA
- a CDS encoding SDR family oxidoreductase, whose amino-acid sequence MAGALDGKVGLIVGVANKRSIAWAIAQAAAREGATLVLTYQDRFAEHVQELAASLSPAPVLLPCDVQQDDQIDAVFAHLGSAHGGLDFLVHGAAFAPRDELTSAFANTTRQGFATALDISCYSLIALARGARPLFAARGGGSIVALTFLGSDRVFPNYNVMGVAKAALESTVRYLAADMGPENVRVNAVSAGPIKTLAAAGVGGFSSILGVVRERAPLRRTVDTARSPTRRCSCWARHRGASRAR is encoded by the coding sequence ATGGCGGGTGCACTGGACGGCAAGGTCGGGCTCATCGTGGGCGTGGCGAACAAGCGCTCGATTGCGTGGGCGATTGCCCAGGCGGCGGCCAGGGAGGGCGCGACGCTCGTGCTCACCTACCAGGACCGCTTCGCCGAGCACGTCCAGGAACTGGCGGCGTCGCTCTCGCCCGCACCGGTGCTCCTGCCGTGCGACGTCCAGCAGGACGACCAGATCGACGCCGTGTTCGCCCACCTCGGCTCCGCCCATGGCGGGCTCGACTTCCTCGTCCACGGCGCCGCCTTCGCGCCCCGCGACGAGCTCACGAGCGCGTTCGCGAACACCACCCGCCAGGGCTTCGCGACGGCGCTCGACATCAGCTGCTACTCCCTCATCGCGCTCGCGCGCGGCGCGCGGCCGCTCTTCGCCGCCCGCGGCGGCGGCTCCATCGTGGCGCTGACGTTCCTGGGCAGCGACCGCGTCTTCCCGAACTACAACGTGATGGGCGTGGCCAAGGCGGCCCTCGAGTCGACCGTCCGCTACCTGGCCGCGGACATGGGCCCCGAGAACGTCCGCGTCAACGCCGTCTCCGCCGGCCCGATCAAGACGCTGGCCGCCGCCGGCGTGGGCGGGTTCTCGAGCATCCTCGGCGTGGTGCGCGAGCGGGCGCCGCTGCGCCGCACCGTGGACACGGCGAGGTCGCCGACGCGTCGGTGTTCCTGCTGGGCCCGGCATCGCGGGGCATCACGGGCGAGGTGA
- the argC gene encoding N-acetyl-gamma-glutamyl-phosphate reductase has product MNIHSPTGASRSAIRVAVAGATGYAGQELVRLLARHPAADLTMATGSQAASAPRSLPALARIWDGQVVPLDVDAVAAAADVVFLALPEAASAELGVAFLAKGARVVDLSGAFRLRDDAARARWYPATTTMPDGVVYGLTEFTGADIPGARLVSCPGCYPTASLLALQPLAEAGLLQSGADVIVDAKSGVSGAGKAPSDRTHFCENHGSVAAYGLFGHRHTPEIAQALGCPVTFTPHLVPLDRGILSTMYARLAPGVTAAQVGDALAAAHARSPFVRLTGDQLPEIKHVAWTNFCDIGWRVDESTGRLILVSVIDNLLKGAAGQAVQNFNLLVGVDERTGLH; this is encoded by the coding sequence ATGAATATCCATTCCCCAACAGGCGCCTCCCGCTCCGCGATCCGCGTGGCCGTGGCCGGCGCCACCGGGTACGCCGGCCAGGAACTGGTGCGGCTGCTGGCGCGTCACCCGGCCGCGGACCTCACGATGGCGACGGGCTCGCAGGCCGCGAGCGCGCCGCGCTCGCTGCCGGCGCTGGCCCGGATCTGGGACGGGCAGGTCGTGCCGCTCGACGTGGACGCGGTCGCCGCGGCCGCCGACGTGGTGTTCCTGGCCCTGCCGGAAGCCGCCTCGGCCGAGCTCGGCGTGGCGTTCCTCGCGAAGGGCGCGCGCGTCGTCGATCTGTCCGGGGCCTTCCGACTCCGCGACGACGCCGCACGGGCGCGGTGGTACCCCGCGACCACGACGATGCCGGATGGCGTGGTGTACGGATTGACGGAGTTCACGGGCGCCGACATCCCCGGAGCGCGCCTCGTGTCCTGCCCTGGCTGCTACCCCACCGCGTCGCTCCTGGCCCTCCAGCCGCTGGCCGAGGCGGGCCTCCTGCAATCGGGTGCCGACGTGATCGTGGACGCGAAGTCGGGCGTGTCGGGCGCCGGCAAGGCGCCGAGCGACCGGACGCACTTCTGCGAGAACCACGGGAGCGTCGCGGCCTACGGGCTCTTCGGCCATCGCCACACGCCCGAGATCGCGCAGGCCCTCGGCTGCCCCGTCACCTTCACGCCCCACCTGGTGCCGCTCGACCGCGGGATCCTGTCCACGATGTACGCGCGCCTCGCGCCCGGCGTCACCGCCGCGCAGGTCGGCGACGCGCTGGCCGCCGCGCACGCCAGGTCGCCGTTCGTACGGCTCACCGGGGACCAGCTCCCCGAGATCAAGCACGTCGCGTGGACGAACTTCTGCGACATCGGCTGGCGGGTGGACGAGTCCACGGGCCGCCTCATCCTCGTCTCCGTCATCGACAACCTGCTCAAGGGCGCGGCCGGCCAGGCCGTGCAGAACTTCAACCTGCTCGTCGGCGTCGACGAGCGGACGGGGCTGCACTGA
- a CDS encoding GNAT family N-acetyltransferase, whose translation MDGRVVACAELAPLSASVAEVRSLVVDRTARGGGVGRRLVDELVRRAAVEGFERLCAFSHEPGYFMRMGFSLVPHTWVPEKLAADCRACALFRQCGQHAVVRPVTPARRPRHA comes from the coding sequence ATGGACGGCCGCGTCGTGGCGTGCGCGGAACTGGCGCCGCTCTCGGCGTCGGTCGCCGAAGTCCGTTCGCTGGTCGTCGACCGCACCGCGCGCGGCGGCGGCGTGGGGCGGCGGCTGGTGGACGAGCTCGTACGTCGCGCGGCGGTGGAGGGATTCGAGCGCCTGTGCGCCTTCTCGCACGAGCCCGGGTACTTCATGCGCATGGGGTTCTCGCTCGTGCCGCACACCTGGGTGCCCGAGAAGCTGGCGGCCGATTGCCGCGCGTGCGCGCTGTTCCGCCAGTGCGGGCAGCACGCGGTGGTCCGCCCGGTGACCCCGGCGCGGCGGCCGCGCCACGCCTGA
- the argR gene encoding arginine repressor → MKARRQAAVLDLVSREAVRSQEQLRQRLMEQGFDVTQATLSRDVKGLGLVKRASDGAYQLPGSGDAAPGSDALRHTLQRALVDYLAGIQQSQQLLVLRTGPGEAQPLAVAIDRARLPEVLGTIAGDDTILIVARDARAARLLILQFEGLAAP, encoded by the coding sequence ATGAAAGCCCGCCGCCAGGCCGCCGTGCTCGACCTCGTGAGCCGCGAAGCGGTCCGCAGCCAGGAGCAACTGCGCCAGCGCCTCATGGAACAGGGCTTCGACGTCACCCAGGCCACGCTGTCGCGGGACGTCAAGGGCCTGGGCCTCGTGAAGCGCGCCTCGGACGGGGCGTACCAGCTGCCGGGATCGGGCGACGCCGCGCCCGGAAGCGATGCCCTCCGCCACACGCTGCAGCGCGCGCTCGTGGACTACCTCGCCGGCATCCAGCAGTCGCAGCAGCTGCTCGTGCTGCGGACCGGTCCGGGAGAAGCGCAGCCGCTGGCGGTCGCCATCGACAGGGCGCGCCTGCCGGAGGTGCTCGGGACCATCGCCGGCGACGACACGATCCTGATCGTCGCCCGAGACGCCCGCGCGGCCCGGCTGCTCATCCTCCAGTTCGAAGGGCTGGCGGCGCCGTAG
- a CDS encoding acetylglutamate kinase: protein MPRITVLKLGGELLEEPQRVKAVARVVRTAAAKGPLVVVHGGGREIDRALFAAGIAKAQVDGLRITDEGTLRVVVAVLAGTVNTTFVAALSAARVKAVGLTGADATVAPVRKALPHRTAAGAKVSLGQVGEPAGRTRPDLLLRLTKAGYVPVIASVSASSAGDLFNVNADTLAADVAARLKAARLVIAGATPGVLDAAGATLAVVDRALARSMVGSAPRARA from the coding sequence ATGCCGCGGATCACGGTGCTCAAGCTGGGCGGCGAGCTCCTGGAAGAACCGCAGCGGGTGAAGGCGGTCGCGCGGGTCGTGCGGACGGCCGCGGCGAAGGGGCCGCTCGTGGTCGTGCACGGCGGCGGCCGCGAGATCGACCGCGCGCTCTTCGCCGCCGGCATCGCGAAGGCCCAGGTGGACGGGCTGCGCATCACCGACGAGGGCACGTTGCGCGTGGTCGTGGCGGTGCTGGCCGGCACCGTCAACACGACGTTCGTCGCCGCGCTGTCGGCCGCGCGCGTGAAGGCGGTCGGCTTGACGGGCGCCGACGCCACCGTGGCGCCGGTCAGGAAGGCGCTGCCCCACCGGACGGCGGCGGGCGCCAAGGTGAGCCTGGGCCAGGTGGGCGAGCCGGCCGGGCGCACGCGACCGGATCTGCTGCTGCGCCTGACGAAGGCCGGCTACGTGCCCGTCATCGCGAGCGTGAGCGCGTCTTCCGCCGGCGACCTCTTCAACGTGAATGCCGACACGCTGGCGGCCGACGTGGCCGCCCGTCTGAAGGCGGCGCGGCTGGTGATCGCGGGCGCGACGCCCGGCGTGCTCGACGCCGCCGGCGCCACGCTCGCCGTCGTGGATCGGGCGCTGGCCCGGTCCATGGTCGGCTCGGCGCCGCGAGCGCGGGCATGA
- a CDS encoding diguanylate cyclase produces MRALPAPAQAFIAVVIAVGIGLVAWTLPTVEVQNWWLFAALLLMSNVTSAFKVALLASSGSTLSVSYTIDFASLLLLGPGPTTVIAVTSAWSQCTFRMKQPTPWYRTLFSMASLAITVMAAGWAYARLGGVPGVLEDSFAVAASLVGAASTYFVFNTVLVSVAIALSARQPLIASWNENFLWSAPSYFVGALFAFIASLAVLRVGIWLGLLAAAPAYLIYRTYKVYLGRIEDERRHVQEMSDLHLATIEALALAIDAKDQTAQSHIRRVQLYAAGLAKALGMPEQEIQGVKTAALLHDIGKLAVPEHILSKPGPLTQEEFQKIRIHPQVGAEIISAVPFPYPVAPLILSHHERWDGRGYPRGLAAEDIPLGARILTVVDYFDALTSDRPYHRAMDHDAALAVLEQESGKALDPTVVKLFTERFPDLAVEADRLEASPARRLTLEPTSDLGRPAVGFENENGRPGTVFDDIALAHKEIYALYEIAQSMGTSLGVADTMALISSKLSNLVPFAACALFLFDEEHDVLRCRFATGVDSELIGSMTIRSGHGLTGWVTRNRRPLVNARPSADFEAAGLAPVTTSLQSAIVAPLVNGDRFIGTLAVYQEAEDAYTDDHRRLIDRVCEQAAAVINNASVFERTEKDSLTDALTSLPNTRYMFTHLQRELARAERLKSEVALLVLDCDDFKEINDTHGHHVGDRALREVANVLRAGVRPYDLCVRYAGDEFIVVLSGCGAEEAEQKRLELKKAMSDVPFEARPGRRLTLSISVGAAVYPHDGETYEALLATGDARMYRDKTLRKQGGRGGRVSDRGSSGLRLPLAQGEVSEVEIERARAGVL; encoded by the coding sequence ATGCGCGCGCTCCCAGCTCCCGCCCAAGCATTCATCGCGGTGGTCATCGCGGTCGGCATCGGCCTGGTCGCCTGGACCTTGCCGACCGTCGAGGTGCAGAACTGGTGGCTGTTCGCCGCCCTGCTGCTGATGTCGAACGTCACGTCGGCGTTCAAGGTGGCGCTGCTGGCGTCGAGCGGGTCCACCCTGTCGGTCAGCTACACGATCGACTTCGCGTCGCTGCTCCTCCTCGGTCCCGGGCCCACCACGGTCATTGCCGTCACGAGCGCGTGGAGCCAGTGCACGTTCCGCATGAAGCAGCCCACGCCGTGGTACCGGACGCTCTTCAGCATGGCGTCGCTGGCGATCACGGTGATGGCGGCCGGCTGGGCCTACGCCCGCCTCGGCGGCGTCCCGGGCGTGCTGGAGGACTCCTTCGCGGTGGCCGCCTCCCTGGTGGGGGCCGCGTCCACCTACTTCGTCTTCAACACGGTGTTGGTCTCGGTCGCCATCGCGCTCTCGGCGCGCCAGCCGCTGATTGCCTCGTGGAACGAGAACTTCCTCTGGAGCGCGCCGAGCTACTTCGTGGGCGCGCTGTTCGCGTTCATCGCGAGCCTGGCCGTGCTGAGGGTGGGCATCTGGCTCGGCCTGCTCGCGGCGGCGCCCGCGTATCTGATCTACCGCACCTACAAGGTCTACCTCGGCCGCATCGAGGACGAGCGGCGCCACGTCCAGGAGATGTCCGACCTGCACCTGGCCACAATCGAGGCCCTGGCGCTGGCCATCGACGCGAAGGACCAGACGGCCCAGAGCCACATCCGCCGCGTCCAGCTCTACGCCGCCGGCCTGGCCAAGGCGCTGGGCATGCCCGAGCAGGAGATCCAGGGCGTGAAGACGGCGGCGCTGCTCCACGACATCGGCAAGCTGGCCGTGCCCGAGCACATCCTGTCGAAGCCGGGGCCGCTCACGCAGGAGGAATTCCAGAAAATCCGGATCCACCCGCAGGTGGGCGCCGAGATCATCAGCGCCGTGCCGTTCCCCTACCCGGTGGCGCCGCTCATCCTGAGCCACCACGAGCGGTGGGACGGCCGGGGCTACCCGCGGGGCCTGGCGGCGGAGGACATCCCGCTCGGCGCGCGCATCCTCACGGTGGTGGACTACTTCGACGCCCTCACGTCCGACCGGCCCTATCACCGGGCCATGGACCACGACGCCGCCCTGGCCGTGCTCGAGCAGGAATCGGGAAAGGCGCTGGACCCCACGGTCGTGAAGCTCTTCACCGAGCGCTTCCCGGACCTCGCGGTCGAGGCCGACCGACTGGAGGCGTCCCCGGCGCGGCGGCTCACGCTCGAGCCGACGTCGGACCTGGGACGGCCCGCCGTGGGCTTCGAGAACGAGAACGGACGGCCCGGGACGGTCTTCGACGACATCGCGCTCGCTCACAAGGAGATCTACGCGCTCTACGAGATCGCACAGTCGATGGGCACGAGCCTCGGCGTGGCGGATACGATGGCCCTCATCAGCTCCAAGCTGAGCAACCTCGTGCCCTTCGCCGCCTGCGCCCTGTTCCTCTTCGACGAGGAGCACGACGTCCTGCGGTGCCGCTTCGCCACGGGCGTCGACTCGGAGCTCATCGGGAGCATGACGATCAGGAGCGGCCACGGACTGACGGGCTGGGTCACGCGCAACCGCCGCCCCCTGGTGAACGCGAGGCCCAGCGCGGACTTCGAGGCCGCCGGCCTCGCCCCCGTCACGACGTCGCTGCAGTCCGCGATCGTCGCTCCCCTGGTCAACGGCGACCGCTTCATCGGCACGCTCGCGGTCTACCAGGAGGCGGAGGACGCCTACACCGACGACCACCGTCGGCTCATCGACCGCGTCTGCGAGCAGGCCGCGGCCGTGATCAACAACGCGAGCGTGTTCGAGCGCACGGAAAAGGACTCGCTCACCGACGCGCTGACGAGCCTGCCGAACACACGCTACATGTTCACCCACCTCCAGCGGGAGCTGGCCCGCGCCGAGCGTCTGAAGTCGGAGGTGGCGCTGCTCGTCCTGGACTGCGACGACTTCAAGGAAATCAACGACACGCACGGCCACCATGTGGGCGACCGGGCGCTGCGCGAGGTCGCCAACGTGCTGCGGGCGGGCGTCCGGCCCTACGACCTGTGCGTGCGCTACGCCGGCGACGAGTTCATCGTCGTGCTGTCGGGCTGCGGCGCCGAGGAGGCCGAGCAGAAGCGCCTCGAGCTGAAGAAGGCCATGAGCGACGTGCCGTTCGAGGCCCGGCCCGGCCGGCGGCTGACGCTCTCGATCAGCGTCGGCGCGGCCGTCTACCCGCACGACGGCGAGACCTACGAAGCGCTGCTCGCGACGGGCGACGCCCGGATGTACCGCGACAAGACGCTGCGCAAGCAGGGCGGGCGCGGCGGACGGGTCAGCGACCGCGGCAGTTCGGGCCTGCGGCTGCCGCTCGCACAGGGCGAGGTCTCCGAGGTCGAGATCGAGCGGGCCCGCGCGGGCGTGCTGTAA
- a CDS encoding aminotransferase class III-fold pyridoxal phosphate-dependent enzyme: protein MPRLHLGIGVSVLGHGHPALARAIAEQAAALLHTSNLYYHPLQWQVASRLAALSGLQRVFFCNSGTEAMEACLKFARRRHWHAGRARPHALRRLRARLLGPLDGIPVGDGERALPRAVRAPHPRGHVRGAGRRPALEAAVTSETAAIVVEPIQGEGGVRPIPAAMVAAIEAACARTGTLLIADEIQCGLGRTGSAFHFQAVGLTPDLVTVGKALGGGVPVGAALVSEAVAANVMPGDHGTTYGGNLLATRAALVVLEELMDRGLLAHVREVGAHFGAALDRLAAKHAVVREVRGAGVMRGVELTVDAAPVVDGARARGLLVNRTDERVVRLLPPFTVSAAEVDEAVATLDAVLAGLPAEATTR from the coding sequence ATGCCTCGACTTCATCTCGGCATCGGCGTGTCGGTCCTGGGCCACGGCCATCCGGCCCTCGCCCGCGCCATCGCCGAGCAGGCGGCGGCCCTGCTTCACACGTCGAACCTCTACTACCACCCGCTGCAGTGGCAGGTGGCGTCGCGGCTGGCCGCCCTCTCGGGTCTCCAGCGCGTGTTCTTCTGCAACAGCGGGACCGAGGCGATGGAAGCGTGCCTCAAGTTCGCCCGGCGCCGTCACTGGCACGCAGGGCGTGCGCGGCCGCACGCGCTACGTCGCCTTCGAGCACGGCTTCTCGGGCCGCTCGATGGGATCCCTGTCGGTGACGGCGAACGCGCACTACCGCGAGCCGTTCGAGCCCCTCATCCCCGGGGTCACGTTCGTGGCGCCGGACGACGTCCGGCGCTCGAGGCGGCCGTCACGAGCGAGACGGCGGCCATCGTGGTGGAGCCGATCCAGGGCGAAGGCGGCGTGCGCCCGATCCCGGCCGCGATGGTGGCCGCCATCGAGGCCGCCTGCGCGCGGACGGGCACGCTGCTGATCGCGGACGAGATCCAGTGCGGCCTGGGCCGGACCGGCTCGGCGTTCCACTTCCAGGCCGTCGGCCTGACGCCCGATCTCGTCACCGTGGGCAAGGCGCTGGGCGGCGGCGTGCCCGTCGGTGCGGCGCTCGTGTCCGAAGCAGTGGCGGCCAACGTGATGCCGGGCGATCACGGGACCACCTACGGCGGCAACCTGCTCGCGACGCGGGCCGCGCTCGTGGTGCTCGAGGAGCTGATGGACCGCGGGCTGCTGGCGCACGTCCGCGAGGTGGGCGCCCATTTCGGCGCGGCGCTCGACCGGCTGGCGGCGAAGCACGCGGTGGTGCGCGAGGTCCGCGGCGCCGGCGTGATGCGCGGCGTCGAGCTGACCGTCGACGCGGCGCCCGTCGTCGACGGCGCACGCGCGCGCGGGCTCCTGGTGAACCGGACCGACGAGCGCGTGGTCCGGCTCCTGCCGCCCTTCACCGTGAGCGCGGCCGAGGTCGACGAGGCCGTGGCCACGTTGGATGCCGTGCTGGCCGGCCTGCCGGCGGAGGCGACGACCCGATGA
- a CDS encoding argininosuccinate synthase — MEHVVLPVLTPAAAGAVADLVTQAGVAVVAVAIDVGQGMALDALRVLALDAGAAKCHAVDARDMVVERACWPALAAGALETPGEPIHTALSMGMVATTVADIARLEGLTAAAPWAEDAADRRRLRALLRDLAPSLGLVSTAGGTDRATTRNVWAAVEPAPDGPPAARPPGSGTVTIRVGFAHGLPVSVNGVPATPLETVESLATVAHDLDAWTVHDPDTPRAWRVRAPAAALLARAASALAGRVLDPTTAAAAALVGEQYAGLVREGAWFRPVREGLDAFVGRVLRDATGEVTMHLDGGRIEVVA; from the coding sequence ATGGAACACGTCGTTCTTCCTGTGCTGACCCCCGCCGCGGCCGGCGCGGTGGCCGACCTGGTGACGCAGGCGGGCGTCGCCGTCGTCGCCGTGGCCATCGACGTGGGACAGGGCATGGCGCTGGACGCCCTTCGCGTCCTGGCCCTCGACGCCGGCGCCGCGAAGTGCCACGCCGTGGATGCCCGCGACATGGTCGTCGAACGCGCGTGCTGGCCCGCCCTCGCGGCCGGCGCGCTCGAGACGCCCGGCGAGCCCATCCACACGGCGCTGTCGATGGGCATGGTCGCGACGACCGTCGCGGACATCGCGCGACTCGAGGGCCTGACCGCCGCCGCGCCGTGGGCCGAGGACGCGGCGGACCGCCGTCGGCTGCGCGCGCTGCTGCGCGATCTGGCGCCCTCGCTGGGCCTGGTCTCGACCGCCGGCGGCACGGATCGCGCGACCACGAGGAACGTGTGGGCGGCCGTCGAGCCCGCGCCGGACGGGCCACCGGCCGCGCGGCCCCCGGGCTCGGGGACGGTCACGATCCGGGTCGGCTTCGCGCACGGCCTGCCGGTCTCCGTGAACGGCGTCCCGGCCACGCCCCTCGAGACCGTGGAGAGCCTGGCGACCGTCGCGCACGACCTGGACGCCTGGACGGTGCACGACCCGGACACCCCCCGCGCCTGGCGCGTGCGGGCGCCGGCGGCCGCGCTCCTCGCGCGGGCGGCCTCGGCCCTCGCCGGCCGGGTGCTGGATCCGACCACGGCCGCGGCGGCCGCCCTGGTCGGCGAGCAGTACGCGGGTCTCGTCCGCGAGGGCGCGTGGTTTCGGCCCGTGCGCGAGGGCCTGGACGCGTTCGTGGGCCGGGTGCTCCGCGACGCGACCGGTGAGGTGACGATGCACCTGGACGGCGGACGGATCGAGGTGGTGGCATGA